A genome region from Macrotis lagotis isolate mMagLag1 chromosome 4, bilby.v1.9.chrom.fasta, whole genome shotgun sequence includes the following:
- the CHRNA3 gene encoding neuronal acetylcholine receptor subunit alpha-3 — translation MAAGGAGLGCLLAGLAFLLTGAGGSDAEHRLFDQLFKGYNEIIRPVANVSDPVIIHFEVSMSQLVKVDEVNQIMETNLWLKHIWNDYKLKWNPADYDGAEFMRVPSQKIWKPDIVLYNNAVGDFQVDDKTKALLKYTGEVTWIPPAIFKSSCKIDVTYFPFDYQNCTMKFGSWSYDKAKIDLVLIGSSMNLKDYWESGEWAIINAPGYKHDIKYNCCEEIYPDITYSLYIRRLPLFYTINMIIPCLLISFLTVLVFYLPSDCGEKVTLCISVLLSLTVFLLVITETIPSTSLVIPLIGEYLLFTMIFVTLSIVITVFVLNVHYRTPKTHTMPQWVKTIFLNWLPKIMFMARPASSEEAFQKSRPFSRAELSNLNCFRGSEAKCCKGGSTCQDGACGICRHQRVKLSNLSSNLPRSSSSESVDALLSFSVLSPEMKDAVESVKYIAENMKAQNEAKEIQDDWKYVAMVIDRIFLWVFILVCILGTAGLFLQPLMTGDEV, via the exons ATGGCCGCGGGCGGCGCGGGGCTGGGCTGCCTCCTGGCCGGCCTGGCCTTCCTGCTCACAG GGGCTGGAGGCTCTGATGCAGAACATCGCCTGTTCGACCAGCTGTTTAAAGGCTATAATGAGATCATCCGGCCAGTGGCCAATGTGTCTGACCCGGTCATCATCCACTTTGAGGTGTCCATGTCCCAACTGGTAAAAGTG GATGAAGTTAACCAGATTATGGAGACCAACCTCTGGCTGAAACAT ATCTGGAATGACTACAAGCTGAAGTGGAATCCAGCTGACTATGATGGGGCCGAGTTCATGCGTGTGCCTTCTCAGAAAATATGGAAACCTGACATCGTGCTCTATAATAA TGCAGTTGGGGATTTCCAGGTTGATGACAAGACCAAGGCCTTGTTAAAATACACAGGAGAAGTCACCTGGATTCCTCCTGCCATCTTTAAGAGTTCATGCAAAATCGATGTAACTTATTTCCCATTTGATTACCAAAACTGCACCATGAAGTTTGGTTCCTGGTCCTACGATAAAGCTAAAATCGACTTGGTCCTGATTGGTTCCTCTATGAACCTCAAGGACTACTGGGAGAGTGGTGAATGGGCCATTATCAATGCCCCAGGGTACAAGCATGATATCAAGTACAATTGCTGTGAAGAGATTTACCCCGACATCACTTACTCTCTCTATATTAGGCGCCTGCCTTTGTTTTACACCATCAACATGATCATTCCCTGCcttctgatttcttttctgaCTGTGCTGGTGTTCTATCTGCCTTCTGACTGTGGGGAGAAAGTGACCCTGTGCATCTCCGTCCTCTTGTCCCTGACGGTATTCCTCTTGGTGATCACTGAAACCATCCCTTCCACATCTCTGGTCATTCCCCTGATCGGAGAGTACCTCCTGTTCACCATGATTTTTGTCACCCTCTCTATTGTCATCACCGTCTTTGTTCTCAACGTACACTACCGCACACCCAAGACTCATACCATGCCCCAGTGGGTGAAGACCATTTTCCTGAACTGGCTGCCCAAAATCATGTTCATGGCCAGACCAGCGAGCAGTGAAGAGGCGTTTCAGAAGTCCAGGCCCTTCTCCAGGGCTGAGCTCTCCAATCTCAACTGCTTCAGGGGTTCAGAGGCTAAATGCTGCAAGGGGGGCTCAACCTGCCAAGATGGGGCATGTGGCATCTGCCGCCACCAGAGGGTCAAGCTCTCCAACCTGAGCTCCAACCTTCCACGGAGCTCCAGCTCAGAATCTGTGGATGCTCTGCTTTCCTTCTCCGTTCTGTCCCCAGAAATGAAAGATGCGGTCGAGAGTGTCAAATACATTGCTGAAAATATGAAGGCACAGAATGAGGCCAAGGAG